In Paenibacillus phoenicis, one genomic interval encodes:
- a CDS encoding AAA family ATPase: MYLREVTLLKEKMPSFHQYPFSLPLVRKMNKLHLRRPVTFFVGENGSGKSTLLEGIAYQCGFNPAGGGRNNVYEVDRSESALGDYLRLSWNPKVTNGFFLRAESFYSFASHIDDVAATRAYGGVSLHSQSHGESFLSLFKYRFGSRGIYLLDEPEAALSPARQLSLLRIIHDLSDRAQFIIAPHSPILMGYPDADILNFDGDQLGRIRYEDTDHYQITRRFLENRNSVLHTLFEDEDEDEGDLV, encoded by the coding sequence GTGTATTTAAGAGAGGTAACGCTTTTGAAGGAGAAAATGCCCTCCTTCCACCAGTACCCTTTCTCGCTCCCGCTGGTCCGGAAGATGAATAAGCTTCATCTCCGCCGTCCGGTCACCTTTTTTGTCGGGGAGAACGGTTCGGGGAAATCCACGTTACTGGAGGGGATTGCCTACCAATGCGGGTTTAATCCAGCCGGGGGCGGGAGAAACAACGTCTACGAGGTGGACCGATCGGAATCGGCGCTTGGCGACTATCTGCGTCTCTCATGGAACCCGAAAGTGACGAACGGCTTCTTTCTGCGGGCGGAATCGTTTTATTCATTTGCCTCGCATATCGATGATGTCGCAGCAACGCGGGCCTACGGCGGGGTGTCCTTACACAGTCAATCGCATGGCGAGTCGTTCCTCAGCTTGTTCAAGTATCGATTTGGCAGCCGGGGCATTTATCTGTTGGACGAACCGGAGGCCGCCTTGTCCCCGGCCCGGCAGTTGTCATTACTGCGGATCATCCACGACTTATCGGATCGTGCCCAGTTCATCATAGCTCCCCATTCGCCGATTCTGATGGGTTATCCGGACGCGGACATCCTGAATTTCGATGGCGATCAGCTGGGGCGGATCCGTTACGAGGATACGGATCACTACCAAATTACGCGTCGTTTCCTCGAAAACCGGAACAGCGTGCTTCACACGTTGTTTGAGGATGAAGACGAGGACGAGGGGGACTTGGTTTAG
- a CDS encoding glycoside hydrolase family 43 protein, protein MSERPMITNPILRGFNPDPSILRVGDDYYIATSTFEWFPGVQIHHSRDLVHWQLIGHPLTRVSQLDMLGNPGSCGVWAPCLSYDNGLFYLIYTDVKSRHGAFKDTPNFLVTAPDIRGPWSDPIYLNSSGFDPSLFHDDDGRKWLVNMLWDHRKGKNRFAGIVLQEYDPKQQKLVGPVKNIFQGTELRLTEGPHLYKRNGYYYLLTAEGGTYYDHAVTMARSRTIDGPYEVDPTNPILTSSGKPHLELQKAGHGSLVETQTGEWYMVHLTGRPTKDIYCTLGRETAIQRGFWTEDGWFRLETGGNEPQVKVPAPALPPHPFEPEPERDDFEAVTLGVHWSTLRVPATEDWLTLRERPGFLRLYGRESMNSLFRQSLVARRQQSFHCLAETVVEFEPETFQQMAGLTVFYDTNDHVYLRISRDETKGKSLNLIQTKYGVYDELLAEDISIEGASRCWLRVVIERELARFYYSLDGETWHAVGEAVDVSHLSDDPAEKVRFTGTFLGVCAQDLSGMRKPADFDYFIYKELDSFSM, encoded by the coding sequence ATGAGCGAACGTCCAATGATCACGAATCCGATTTTACGCGGCTTTAACCCCGATCCCTCGATCTTGCGGGTCGGAGATGACTACTATATTGCGACTTCTACCTTCGAGTGGTTCCCGGGTGTGCAGATTCATCATTCTCGGGATCTCGTGCACTGGCAGCTCATCGGTCACCCGTTGACAAGGGTGTCTCAGCTGGACATGCTGGGCAACCCCGGCTCCTGCGGGGTATGGGCCCCCTGCCTCAGCTATGATAACGGCTTGTTCTATCTGATCTATACCGATGTCAAAAGCCGCCACGGCGCATTCAAGGACACTCCAAACTTTCTGGTCACCGCCCCGGATATCCGCGGCCCCTGGTCGGATCCGATCTATCTGAACAGCAGCGGCTTCGACCCTTCCTTGTTCCATGATGACGACGGGCGCAAATGGCTGGTCAACATGCTGTGGGATCACCGGAAAGGGAAGAACCGGTTTGCCGGGATCGTGCTTCAAGAATATGATCCGAAGCAGCAGAAGTTGGTGGGTCCGGTGAAAAATATTTTCCAAGGCACCGAGCTTAGGTTAACCGAAGGCCCGCATTTGTATAAAAGAAACGGCTACTACTACCTGCTTACCGCAGAAGGCGGCACGTATTACGATCATGCGGTCACAATGGCCCGGTCGCGGACGATCGACGGACCGTATGAAGTGGACCCAACCAATCCGATCCTCACCTCGTCGGGCAAACCGCACCTGGAGCTGCAAAAGGCGGGACATGGCTCGCTGGTCGAGACGCAAACGGGCGAGTGGTACATGGTGCACCTGACCGGGCGGCCAACGAAGGACATCTACTGCACGCTCGGTCGGGAAACGGCGATCCAGCGCGGCTTCTGGACGGAAGACGGCTGGTTCCGGTTAGAAACCGGCGGGAATGAGCCGCAGGTGAAGGTGCCCGCTCCCGCTTTACCGCCGCACCCGTTTGAGCCGGAGCCGGAACGGGATGATTTCGAGGCGGTGACGCTGGGGGTGCATTGGAGCACGCTGCGCGTTCCGGCCACGGAGGATTGGCTGACGCTCCGCGAGCGCCCTGGCTTCCTGCGCTTGTATGGCCGTGAGTCGATGAACTCGCTGTTCCGGCAGAGTCTGGTGGCGCGGCGGCAGCAATCGTTCCATTGCCTGGCGGAGACGGTGGTGGAGTTCGAGCCGGAGACGTTCCAGCAGATGGCCGGCCTGACCGTGTTTTACGATACGAACGATCATGTGTATTTGCGGATTTCCCGAGATGAGACGAAAGGCAAGAGCCTGAATTTGATCCAGACAAAATATGGCGTCTACGACGAGCTGCTGGCGGAAGACATCTCGATCGAAGGGGCTTCGCGCTGCTGGCTGCGGGTGGTCATCGAACGCGAGCTGGCACGCTTCTACTACAGCCTGGACGGGGAAACCTGGCATGCCGTAGGCGAAGCCGTTGACGTTAGCCACCTATCCGACGATCCCGCAGAGAAAGTGCGCTTCACCGGCACCTTCCTTGGCGTCTGCGCCCAGGACCTCAGCGGGATGCGCAAGCCTGCCGATTTCGACTATTTTATTTATAAGGAGCTTGATTCATTCTCAATGTGA
- a CDS encoding LLM class flavin-dependent oxidoreductase gives MPDSRTTNDSSHRLSHIPVSILDLAPITAGSTAAESLRNSLDLAQHAENWGYHRYWLAEHHGMPGIASSATSVVIGHIAGGTKKIRVGSGGIMLPNHAPLVIAEQFGTLESLYPGRIDLGLGRAPGSDPLTSHALRRGPGSDGQDFPERLAELRNYFQPVSGSSMRVRAIPGEGLHIPIWLLGSSGFSAQLSAQLGLPFAFASHFAPDYLLPALDLYRTHFRPSAELAKPYAMIGVNVIVADTDAEARRLATSQHQQFLNLIRRRTSQLNPPVDQLDWTPQEQAVVERQLSYSAIGSPETVRNRLEHLLAETDADEIIVAAQIYDHKARLRSYELLSELFGGQRSL, from the coding sequence ATGCCTGATTCAAGAACAACCAACGATTCATCGCATCGTTTATCCCATATTCCGGTCTCGATTCTCGACCTCGCGCCGATTACCGCCGGCAGCACCGCGGCCGAATCGCTGCGCAATTCGCTGGACCTCGCCCAGCATGCCGAAAACTGGGGTTATCACCGCTATTGGCTTGCGGAGCATCACGGCATGCCCGGCATTGCCAGCTCGGCGACCTCCGTCGTGATCGGTCACATCGCCGGCGGCACCAAGAAGATCCGCGTTGGATCCGGCGGCATCATGCTGCCAAACCATGCGCCGCTCGTCATCGCTGAGCAATTCGGCACGCTGGAGTCGCTGTACCCGGGGCGGATCGATCTCGGCCTCGGTCGGGCGCCCGGCTCCGACCCGCTGACCTCGCACGCGCTGCGGCGCGGGCCGGGCAGTGACGGGCAGGATTTTCCGGAGCGGCTTGCGGAGCTGCGGAATTACTTCCAGCCCGTCTCCGGCTCATCGATGCGCGTGCGCGCGATTCCCGGCGAAGGCCTACACATCCCGATCTGGCTGCTCGGCTCCAGCGGCTTCAGCGCGCAGCTGTCCGCCCAGCTCGGTCTGCCGTTCGCCTTCGCCAGCCATTTCGCGCCGGACTACTTGCTCCCGGCGCTTGATCTGTACCGCACGCACTTCCGCCCGTCGGCGGAACTGGCGAAGCCTTACGCGATGATCGGCGTGAACGTGATCGTCGCCGATACCGATGCGGAGGCCCGCCGTCTGGCGACCTCCCAGCACCAGCAGTTCTTGAACCTGATCCGCCGGCGTACCTCACAGCTTAACCCGCCGGTGGATCAGCTCGATTGGACGCCGCAGGAGCAAGCGGTGGTTGAACGCCAGCTCAGCTATTCGGCAATCGGCTCACCGGAGACGGTGCGGAACCGGCTGGAGCACTTGCTGGCGGAGACCGATGCCGACGAGATCATCGTCGCGGCCCAGATCTATGACCACAAGGCCCGTTTGCGTTCTTACGAACTGCTGTCAGAGCTGTTCGGAGGACAACGCTCCTTGTAA
- a CDS encoding response regulator transcription factor, with the protein MYNVMIVEDSKPILRNIRTLLGSLELPFQVTATAANGEEALELVRQQPVDLVLTDIRMPKLDGLAFIEQAKQIRPQLLFILISGYNDFEYTRKAINLQVFDYLLKPVERKQLSEVMERALERLRSRIPSEAELFQEIVAPEVYEELQLGDQFRHYGKLLILIRRQPFAGVRELWRADELQRRLDALFAPQLCWVFPTQVPGQFLALVPKTVVDSYSSVYECLEFVRKALEAAGLAATIGGQLQSGDPDRLPELYHRMSGILDERQPIHQGIVMDTEITHALGKPGGSELDRATAAAFTELILGRRKEQFLLKLNELLTKWSGDNIRLAELERFVALLADAFSQAGGDQETGHRLELEASSRRLLEADSFERFGENLLEWAKQSFEWLQALNRKSGEELFRQIEEYVKLNLYSYLSLADVAQKFHVSPSYVSRVMKRYAQSTFVQYYTGLKIKEACRLIACKPEMRIKEVSDALSFSDQHYFSKVFKEYTGYSPSDYKERCPPNSSDSSS; encoded by the coding sequence ATGTACAACGTCATGATCGTGGAAGACAGCAAGCCGATCTTGCGGAACATTCGAACGCTCCTGGGTTCCCTGGAGCTTCCGTTTCAGGTGACGGCCACGGCGGCCAACGGAGAGGAAGCGTTGGAGCTCGTCCGGCAGCAGCCGGTGGACTTGGTGCTGACCGATATCCGCATGCCGAAGCTGGACGGCCTCGCGTTCATTGAACAGGCGAAGCAGATCCGCCCGCAGCTGTTATTTATTTTGATCAGCGGATACAACGATTTCGAATACACGCGCAAAGCGATTAATTTGCAGGTGTTTGACTATTTGCTCAAGCCCGTCGAACGCAAGCAGCTGTCGGAAGTGATGGAACGGGCGCTTGAGCGCCTCCGCAGCCGGATTCCCAGTGAAGCGGAGCTATTCCAGGAAATTGTAGCTCCGGAGGTTTACGAGGAACTGCAGCTCGGGGACCAATTCCGTCATTACGGAAAGCTGTTGATCCTCATCCGGAGGCAGCCGTTTGCCGGCGTGCGGGAGCTTTGGCGTGCGGATGAGCTTCAGCGCAGATTGGATGCTTTATTTGCTCCGCAGCTGTGCTGGGTGTTCCCGACTCAAGTGCCCGGTCAATTTCTTGCTTTGGTGCCAAAAACCGTGGTGGACTCGTATTCCTCGGTGTATGAATGCCTTGAGTTCGTCCGCAAAGCGTTGGAGGCGGCTGGGCTTGCGGCGACGATTGGCGGACAGCTGCAGTCCGGGGACCCAGATCGGCTGCCTGAGCTGTATCACCGCATGTCAGGCATTTTGGACGAACGGCAGCCTATTCACCAGGGAATCGTGATGGATACGGAGATTACCCATGCGTTGGGCAAACCGGGGGGATCCGAATTGGATCGGGCGACCGCGGCAGCCTTTACCGAGCTCATTCTGGGGCGGAGGAAGGAGCAGTTCTTGTTGAAGCTGAATGAACTGCTGACCAAATGGTCCGGCGACAACATTCGGCTGGCGGAACTGGAACGGTTCGTCGCGCTCTTGGCCGATGCCTTCTCGCAAGCGGGAGGCGATCAGGAGACCGGGCATCGGCTGGAGCTCGAGGCTTCCTCCCGCCGTTTGCTTGAAGCCGACAGCTTTGAGAGGTTTGGTGAGAACCTGCTGGAATGGGCCAAGCAATCCTTCGAGTGGCTGCAGGCGTTGAACCGGAAAAGCGGGGAGGAGCTGTTTCGGCAAATCGAGGAATACGTCAAGCTCAACCTGTACTCGTATCTTTCGCTCGCCGATGTGGCGCAGAAATTTCACGTCAGCCCCTCGTACGTCAGCCGGGTCATGAAGAGATATGCTCAAAGCACGTTCGTGCAGTATTATACCGGCCTAAAAATCAAAGAGGCCTGCAGGCTGATCGCCTGCAAGCCGGAAATGCGAATTAAAGAAGTGTCTGACGCCTTATCGTTCAGCGATCAGCACTATTTCTCCAAAGTCTTTAAGGAGTACACGGGATACAGTCCGTCGGATTACAAGGAGCGTTGTCCTCCGAACAGCTCTGACAGCAGTTCGTAA
- a CDS encoding sensor histidine kinase: protein MKPFFLRRSQLSLQNKVFLTFVALLLFILGCFIVYVNLVVIKPLKEKTVEAKLAAATKVSQQLDDYVDSQNQLSQRILSSKDLFSILERGYQTDVNLERLNQSRRLKDLMFQAIGPRMSIKDMVIYDKAGRKIVSYIELQGDAASFESYLKKSLIDGSWSGSGYILERQGEAVSFIRSINNQNGTVFGYLSILLDNAFLQRISQGVGSGQVYILDRNGEPVVGSIPDEELAELTARNPVDGVYVDDHGNYVAYARSESTGWTTYLVTPKQDVLGPVNSVKYLSILLITSLMLLSFVYIYFSTRNLLLPIRKLRSQIWRISYSNMNLKWDNPTQNNDLILLNEAFQDLMERLQESIEREKIALHEEVKARNSALQAQIAPHFIHNVLYLISIAAQEGKTDVVTDMCKHLSDSLRYIVSSPYAHVTLADELEHTRHYLSLVQQKYEDDLVWEIHADESARNVQLPRLVLQPFVENCIEHAFTHSDPPWRIEITVKQFNGLWAVEIKDNGDGFPPGKINEIMDNLRKSEAAAGEGDERPASIGNMGIVNSVGRLKLMYQNRLFFNLFNHADGEKGATVQIIGSLTKDFY from the coding sequence ATGAAACCTTTCTTCCTCCGCAGAAGTCAGCTTAGCCTGCAAAATAAAGTCTTTTTAACTTTTGTGGCTTTGCTTCTGTTTATACTTGGTTGCTTTATCGTCTACGTGAATCTGGTCGTCATCAAACCGCTGAAGGAGAAAACGGTGGAGGCCAAGCTGGCGGCGGCGACCAAGGTGAGCCAGCAGCTCGACGACTATGTGGACAGCCAAAACCAACTGTCACAGCGGATCCTATCCAGCAAGGACCTCTTCTCGATCCTGGAGAGAGGTTATCAAACCGACGTCAATCTCGAACGGCTGAATCAAAGCCGCAGGCTGAAGGATCTGATGTTTCAGGCCATCGGCCCCAGAATGAGTATCAAGGATATGGTGATTTACGACAAGGCCGGCCGCAAGATCGTGTCCTATATTGAGTTACAAGGGGACGCGGCCTCTTTCGAGAGCTATCTGAAGAAGAGCCTCATCGACGGAAGCTGGAGCGGCAGCGGATATATCCTGGAACGGCAGGGAGAGGCCGTTTCGTTTATTCGTTCAATTAATAATCAGAACGGCACCGTATTCGGATATCTGAGCATCCTGTTGGACAATGCGTTCTTGCAAAGAATTTCGCAAGGCGTGGGCAGCGGCCAGGTGTACATTTTGGACCGGAATGGTGAGCCGGTGGTCGGTTCCATCCCCGACGAGGAGCTTGCCGAGCTGACCGCACGAAATCCAGTTGACGGTGTGTATGTGGACGATCACGGGAACTATGTAGCTTACGCCCGGTCGGAAAGCACCGGGTGGACAACCTATCTGGTGACACCCAAGCAGGATGTGCTGGGGCCCGTCAACTCGGTGAAATACTTGTCCATTCTGCTGATTACGTCGTTGATGCTGTTGTCTTTCGTATATATTTATTTTTCTACGCGAAATCTGCTGTTGCCGATCCGGAAGCTGCGCAGCCAGATTTGGCGGATCAGCTATAGCAATATGAATCTCAAATGGGACAACCCTACGCAAAATAACGATTTAATTCTATTAAACGAGGCCTTTCAGGATTTGATGGAACGGCTGCAAGAATCGATTGAACGGGAGAAAATCGCCCTGCACGAGGAGGTCAAGGCGCGAAACTCCGCGCTCCAGGCCCAAATTGCACCGCATTTTATCCATAACGTGCTGTATTTGATCAGCATCGCGGCCCAGGAGGGCAAGACCGATGTCGTCACCGATATGTGCAAGCACTTATCGGACAGCTTGCGTTACATCGTATCTTCACCATACGCGCATGTCACCTTAGCCGACGAGCTGGAGCATACCCGGCACTACTTGTCCCTCGTCCAGCAAAAGTACGAAGACGATCTCGTTTGGGAGATCCATGCGGACGAATCGGCGCGGAACGTACAGCTGCCACGGCTGGTGCTCCAGCCCTTCGTGGAGAACTGCATCGAGCATGCCTTCACCCACAGCGACCCGCCTTGGCGGATCGAGATTACGGTGAAGCAGTTCAACGGGTTATGGGCGGTGGAGATTAAGGATAACGGAGACGGGTTTCCGCCCGGGAAGATCAATGAAATCATGGACAACCTGCGGAAGAGCGAAGCTGCTGCCGGAGAGGGGGACGAACGGCCCGCCTCGATCGGCAACATGGGCATCGTGAACAGCGTAGGCCGACTGAAGTTAATGTACCAGAACCGGCTGTTCTTCAATCTGTTTAACCATGCGGATGGGGAAAAGGGCGCCACGGTTCAGATCATCGGTTCGTTAACGAAGGACTTCTACTGA
- a CDS encoding ABC transporter substrate-binding protein, producing MNYALKRTTIAVIAGLLALSLAACGSGGAKSNNAAQDGNNSGAAKGDKVTIELAISKSSQDSAFIQQDILDEFEKQTNIKVNLQLIPAEQTTTVLQTKLAVEETPDIIQYNLASATTDLNLERNFEILDNEPWASRILNKDVLSAYGHIYSFHVSQDTGMQGVVYNKDIFDDLGLSIPKNFEEFLAVCEKIKASGVTPVFMPYKDNWAANIWPAAAFANFVAKNDPTFFDDLNSNKKKWSDIPEFQTFLQQQYEVYKQGYTNADVLSDSYDMAVGKFLNKEVAMMFMGDWLIEGVLKQDPNMRLGVFPIPSEEDASLGASPLGGQLFIPKKAKHLAEAKEFLNFLGSKEIAQKIVDSKGYVSNLSDVTTPELPDYKQEIVDNYITPKKTVLTTDAYMLVDRSELYRLLQDQFAGGLTPEEVLKAWDEKFSQLMADKEIPGF from the coding sequence TTGAATTACGCACTGAAAAGAACAACCATCGCAGTCATCGCGGGTTTGCTGGCGCTATCGCTCGCAGCCTGCGGATCCGGAGGCGCCAAGTCCAACAACGCAGCACAAGACGGCAATAACAGCGGTGCCGCCAAGGGCGACAAAGTCACCATCGAGTTAGCCATCTCTAAGAGCTCGCAGGACTCCGCCTTTATCCAACAAGATATCCTCGACGAATTTGAGAAGCAGACGAACATCAAAGTTAATTTGCAGCTGATCCCAGCCGAGCAAACGACAACCGTCCTGCAAACGAAGCTGGCCGTTGAAGAAACGCCGGACATCATTCAATACAATCTGGCCAGCGCAACCACGGACCTAAATCTAGAGCGCAACTTTGAGATTCTTGATAACGAGCCTTGGGCCAGCCGGATTTTGAACAAAGACGTCCTTTCCGCTTACGGGCATATTTACAGCTTCCATGTCAGCCAAGATACAGGGATGCAAGGCGTTGTGTACAACAAAGACATCTTTGACGACCTGGGCCTGTCCATTCCGAAGAACTTTGAAGAGTTCCTCGCTGTCTGTGAGAAGATCAAAGCCAGCGGAGTTACTCCAGTATTTATGCCGTACAAGGACAACTGGGCCGCGAATATTTGGCCGGCTGCCGCTTTTGCGAACTTCGTAGCCAAGAACGATCCAACCTTCTTCGACGACCTGAACAGCAATAAGAAAAAATGGTCCGACATCCCAGAATTCCAAACGTTCCTGCAGCAGCAGTACGAGGTGTATAAGCAAGGTTACACCAACGCCGACGTTCTGAGCGACAGCTACGATATGGCGGTGGGTAAATTCCTGAACAAGGAAGTTGCCATGATGTTCATGGGCGACTGGCTGATCGAAGGCGTGCTCAAGCAGGATCCGAACATGCGTCTTGGCGTCTTCCCGATCCCTTCCGAGGAAGATGCAAGCCTGGGTGCCAGCCCGCTGGGCGGTCAGCTGTTCATTCCGAAGAAAGCCAAGCACTTGGCGGAAGCCAAAGAATTCCTGAACTTCTTAGGCTCGAAAGAAATCGCCCAAAAAATCGTCGATTCCAAAGGGTACGTGTCCAACCTGAGCGATGTCACTACGCCAGAATTGCCGGATTACAAGCAAGAAATCGTCGATAACTACATCACGCCGAAGAAAACCGTATTGACCACCGACGCCTACATGCTGGTTGACCGCAGCGAGCTTTATCGGCTGCTCCAAGACCAATTCGCCGGCGGATTAACCCCGGAAGAAGTGCTGAAGGCTTGGGACGAGAAGTTTAGTCAACTGATGGCAGATAAAGAAATCCCCGGTTTCTAA
- a CDS encoding carbohydrate ABC transporter permease: MKSKASVKNLYSYYLVLPALLIYTIFFVIPAFTGFYYSFTDWRLDRLTIKFIGWENFQKIFSDKTLLLALKNTLIFAVVTVVGKNLIGIALAVALNMRLKTRNLLRAIFYSPSILSILVIGIVFTPILRTEGAINRMFDAVGLHALSQAWLTNPHLVIWTIAVISIWQHAGFQMAIYLAGLQSISQDYYEAATIDGAGSWKKFTNITLPLLLPAININLMLTLIGGLKVFSEVFVLTGGGPGNASQVVGTIILRSFGEGSWGLGTAINTLLFIAVTIIAIPLLIFMRRREVTE; this comes from the coding sequence ATGAAATCAAAAGCATCGGTTAAAAATCTATATTCCTATTATCTCGTATTACCTGCGTTACTCATTTATACGATCTTTTTTGTCATCCCGGCGTTTACGGGCTTTTATTATTCCTTTACCGATTGGCGGCTGGATCGCCTGACGATCAAATTCATCGGATGGGAGAACTTCCAAAAGATCTTCTCCGATAAAACGCTGCTCCTCGCACTCAAAAATACCCTGATCTTCGCCGTCGTCACCGTGGTCGGGAAAAACCTGATTGGGATCGCCCTAGCGGTGGCACTCAATATGCGGCTCAAGACGCGGAACTTGCTGCGGGCAATTTTTTATTCCCCGTCCATCCTGAGTATCCTGGTCATCGGGATCGTGTTTACACCGATCTTGCGCACGGAAGGCGCGATCAACCGGATGTTCGATGCGGTTGGGCTGCACGCGTTAAGCCAAGCTTGGCTCACCAATCCGCATCTCGTCATTTGGACCATTGCCGTCATCTCGATCTGGCAGCATGCCGGCTTTCAGATGGCGATTTACTTGGCTGGACTGCAATCCATTTCCCAGGATTATTACGAAGCGGCCACCATCGACGGGGCCGGCTCCTGGAAAAAGTTCACGAATATCACGCTGCCGCTCCTGCTGCCAGCGATTAATATTAACCTCATGCTCACGCTGATCGGCGGTCTGAAGGTCTTCTCAGAGGTCTTCGTCTTGACAGGCGGAGGGCCGGGCAATGCTTCTCAAGTTGTCGGTACGATCATCTTGCGGTCCTTCGGCGAAGGAAGCTGGGGGCTGGGTACCGCCATCAATACGCTGTTATTCATAGCGGTCACGATCATTGCCATCCCGCTGCTCATCTTCATGCGGCGTAGGGAGGTCACCGAATAA
- a CDS encoding carbohydrate ABC transporter permease, with the protein MGFTRKLAIRNYIVEGLLLLASLLILLPVLIMIFGSFKTSAEVLDFSLKLPEKWMFSNYVRVFEEGGLARAFWNSVLITGISSIINIVASSAASFILARRETKLANTLYMYFFMGLIAPMSTITTIRIVQALGFYGSITSVILIYASLNTAFSVFLYSGFIKTIPKALDEVAFLEGANVLGVFFRIVTPLILPVNATVAIMVFMSVWNDITIPLYFLTDSSTWTMPLSIYNFYGKYSREWNLIFANLVLTSLPVFILYLFGQKYIVSGLTAGAVKG; encoded by the coding sequence ATGGGATTTACACGCAAACTCGCCATTCGTAACTATATTGTCGAAGGCCTTCTGCTGCTGGCTTCATTGCTGATTCTTTTGCCGGTGTTAATCATGATCTTTGGTTCCTTTAAGACGAGCGCCGAAGTGCTGGACTTCTCGCTTAAACTGCCCGAAAAGTGGATGTTCTCCAACTACGTGCGCGTTTTTGAAGAAGGCGGGCTCGCCCGGGCGTTCTGGAACAGCGTGTTGATTACCGGCATTTCCTCGATCATCAACATCGTGGCTTCCTCGGCCGCCTCCTTTATTCTGGCGCGGCGCGAGACGAAACTCGCCAATACGCTGTACATGTATTTCTTTATGGGCCTGATCGCCCCGATGTCGACGATCACGACCATCCGGATCGTGCAGGCGCTGGGCTTCTATGGCAGCATCACCAGCGTTATTCTGATCTACGCTTCGCTGAATACCGCCTTTAGCGTGTTTCTGTACAGCGGGTTCATTAAGACGATCCCAAAAGCGCTCGATGAAGTGGCGTTCCTGGAAGGCGCCAACGTGCTTGGCGTATTCTTCCGGATCGTAACGCCGCTCATCCTCCCGGTCAACGCCACCGTTGCGATCATGGTGTTCATGTCGGTGTGGAACGACATCACGATTCCGCTGTACTTCCTAACCGACAGCTCGACCTGGACGATGCCGCTGTCGATCTACAATTTCTACGGCAAGTACAGCCGGGAGTGGAACCTGATCTTCGCCAACCTCGTGCTGACTTCGCTTCCGGTATTCATTCTCTATCTGTTCGGCCAAAAATACATCGTCAGCGGCCTCACGGCCGGCGCGGTGAAGGGCTGA
- a CDS encoding glycosyl hydrolase family 8 — protein MMERQGAYYTGTYRNLLAEYGYGEEAIQRRLDETWKQLFEGDEETRIYYPSGEDMGYMLDTGNLDVRTEGMSYGMMMAVQYDRQDVFDRLWKWAKTYMYLTEGDNAGYFAWSCAPDGKRLSNGPAPDGEEYFALALLFASHRWGDRESPFDYGTQARDLLRTCLHKGEDGTGYPMWNPDNKLIKFVPNCEFSDPSYHLPHFYELFALWAYPEDRSFWKEAAEASRQYLHLACHPVTGLAPEYAYYDGTPNNERGYGHFFSDAYRVAANLGLDWEWFAADPWQRETVGKIQAFFADKEPEDYRRYTISGEPFEEPALHPVGLLATNAMASLAAEGPQAKACVELFWNTPVRTGKRRYYDNCLYLFALLALSGNYRIWMPQGEA, from the coding sequence ATGATGGAGCGTCAAGGGGCTTACTATACGGGAACGTACCGGAACTTGTTGGCCGAATACGGTTATGGGGAAGAGGCGATTCAGCGCCGGTTGGATGAAACGTGGAAGCAGTTATTTGAAGGAGACGAGGAGACGCGTATCTATTACCCTTCCGGCGAGGATATGGGCTATATGTTGGATACCGGCAATCTGGACGTGCGGACGGAGGGAATGTCCTACGGGATGATGATGGCCGTTCAGTACGACCGCCAGGATGTGTTCGACCGGCTTTGGAAATGGGCGAAAACCTATATGTACCTGACTGAAGGGGATAACGCCGGGTACTTTGCCTGGTCCTGTGCGCCGGACGGCAAGCGTCTATCGAACGGGCCGGCGCCGGACGGGGAGGAATATTTTGCACTGGCGCTGCTGTTCGCGTCCCATCGCTGGGGCGACCGGGAGTCGCCATTCGACTACGGCACCCAGGCTCGGGACTTATTGCGCACCTGCCTGCATAAGGGGGAAGACGGAACAGGTTATCCGATGTGGAATCCGGACAACAAGCTGATCAAATTTGTTCCGAACTGTGAGTTTTCCGATCCTTCCTACCATCTTCCTCATTTCTATGAACTGTTTGCGCTGTGGGCTTATCCAGAGGACCGTTCGTTCTGGAAGGAGGCGGCCGAGGCGAGCCGGCAATATTTGCACCTTGCGTGCCACCCGGTCACCGGCCTTGCGCCGGAGTATGCATATTATGATGGAACGCCGAATAATGAGAGGGGGTACGGCCACTTCTTTAGCGATGCGTATCGGGTTGCGGCAAATCTTGGCCTCGACTGGGAATGGTTTGCCGCCGATCCTTGGCAGCGGGAGACTGTGGGCAAGATTCAGGCGTTTTTCGCTGATAAAGAACCGGAGGATTATCGCCGCTACACGATCTCGGGGGAGCCGTTTGAGGAACCGGCTTTGCATCCGGTTGGGTTGCTGGCAACCAACGCGATGGCTTCGCTGGCGGCCGAAGGCCCCCAAGCCAAAGCATGCGTTGAGTTGTTCTGGAACACCCCGGTCCGCACCGGCAAGCGCCGCTATTACGACAATTGTCTGTATTTGTTTGCGCTGTTGGCGCTGAGCGGGAACTACCGGATATGGATGCCGCAGGGTGAGGCGTAA